A region of the Hydra vulgaris chromosome 12, alternate assembly HydraT2T_AEP genome:
tatatatatatatatatatatatatatatatatatatatatatatatatatatatatagggtagatTGGAGTAATATGAACACcttggtaatatatatatatatatatatatatatatatatatatatatatatatatatatatatatatatatatatatatatatatatatatatatttatttatatatatatgtattaatatatttatatatatatatatatttatttattcatttatatatatatatgtattaatatatttatatatatatatatatatatatatatatttatatatatatatatatatatatatatatatatatatatatatatatatatatatatatatatatatactatatgttatatatacacataaatatatatatatatatatatatatatatatatatatatatatatataaataaaaaaatctcaaacaaTACGAGTTCtcttaatacaaataataatttattttgagaaattttCACTGGGTTATGGACACCAGAATCATCAGCTcgtaaaatattacaaaattttttaatattttacgaGCTGATGATGCTGGTGTCCATCACCCagtgaaaatttttcaaaataaattattatttgtattaagaGAATTCGTATTGTTTGATGTTttcttattaatataatatacactCTTATACACAATGTCTACACGATGTCAAGTAATGCATCTCTGCAATTTAGATGATACTGTCGCTCGTGTTGTCTGTAACCGTTTTACATCATGGATTGTGTCTGGTTAACCCAGTTTATGACAAAGGATGTacgtaataataattttttaaaatctttaatttgttTCTATTACAAACTAATAAGTCCCTATAAATATTTAAGCTGCTACAAGCAGTCCTCAGCAAATACCAAACGTAAATTTTGGAGATATTTTATTAACGCCACAACAAAAGCTAGCGCTTAAAAAAGGCGAAGACATGGGTGGATCAAATCTAAACAGCAACGGTTATTCAATTGCTAATGGTAACAATCTGAGATGGACGGATGCAATTATACCttataaaattgattgttcTATTGGTAAGTATTTAtaactgtaaaatttaaaaagtaactatTGCCTCACAGAATTAGTAGATAATTAGTGAATATATAGACAATTAATGAACTAATTATCTACTCATACTGTATTAGCCTTTTCGTGACAATCACCACATGAcaagcatttttatatttacctaatacgcaatttaaaaaattaaatattttatgtttgatttAAGAAAATCTTCCTGATGCTGTGGAAGCTGTCACAAAAGCAATGGCTGAATGGGAAAATAAAACTTGCATCAGATTTGTTAAACACACTAATgagaaatattttcttgaatTCTTTCGAAATACTCagtaagtttattttacttttattttttacgtattttatgttaaaataaaaaaggaaaaaggtaGCCATAAAACAATAACTAAGTTTATGAAAAACGTTGTATAAGTTAGCAAAATTATGCcaatattataaacttaataacaatTTAGTTGCTGGGGAAATGTTGGAATGACGTCATATACCAAGATCTCTGTCGGAGATGGTTGTGAATACCAACATGTCAATACTCATGAAATTGGTCACGtggtatgaaattttttattaactaagcaaaaaattaaaaattcactttttattATCTACCTAAATTTGTCGGTATTTAACAATAAGGTAACCATATATAAATCACGGAGTATCCTCAAATGCGTTTTCCTTTTTGTCTCCGACGCTTTGTATCTAGGAggttttcattaactttttggCAGTCTCTGTCGGGTTTTATATAGTCATATGGTAAGACCCTAAAACTGAATAAAAGGATAAactggattaaaaaaaattgtttaccaCGATGTAGAAAACGGCgccttttaataaaaatgctaCTATCCGACGTTTTGTTATCAAAAAACGTCAAACATTATTTTGGTTAAtttaacaagataaaaaaaaatttaatcttagcGGCCGgtataagtctttttttttttgcctgaagTAAAACCATCCGACATACCGACCAAAATACTTGCAAAAGtcatattaacaaaaaactcaaACGGTAAATCAGCAAAAAAAGAGTAAATTTGGGAAACAACTTTCGCAGTTTGTACATTTTGTGTTGCTCATCTTTAATATGCATTATATAGTAGATACTTTCCTTAAATTGTGAGTATTACGCACCAAACGAAAACATATGGTAGCTCACCTTATtacaaataaacttatttttttaaagtttttactaaggttaatttttattaaggttGGTTTTTATCATGAGCAAAATCGAGTGGACAGAGATCAATGGATAAAAATACACTGGGAGAACATTGTAAGTACTAATTAAAAACTCAATGTTTAAAAtcccagttttttaaaataatattttatataaaacagttATACATGGTTTCATAGGCACAGTTTAAAGATGCTTTTGATATAGTAAAAGAGACAAGCTCTTTAGGAGTTGATTACGATTATGCATCAATAATGCATTATCCTTGGAATGCTTTCTCTTCAAATGGAAAAGATACAATTACACCCATTAGGCCTCTCAAAGGAAAAACACCTTATATTGAGCTTAGTAAAGATGATATTGAACAAGTTTCACGAATGTACAACTGCCCAGgtacttattaaaaaagcattgtacTATCGTTTATTTTATAATCGCATTACACTATCgtactcttttattttattattgcattaTACTATCTTACCATTTGTTTTATAATCGAATCATACTATCCCACCTTCTATTTTCgaaacaaagaaataattactaataaatattttacagcaATCGAAAAGAAAAGAGCGTtggcaaaaaaatcaaaatatttcgGTGATGTTAGAGAAAGAAGAAACTCTAAcggtaaaaaattaaagcaatctttttataattttaattttatttttaaaaacttttaattttaaaaactgatgatatatgttttatattttttaaatcattgttaTACTTAAGTATAAAGTATACCTAAGCAACAAATATTGACCAAGTCCAAGTGTGCCTTTACTTGCATCATCATCATTTTTGCAAAATGAGCTGTAAATCTCCATCTTGTCATCAAGATGGAGATTTACAGCTCATTTTGCAAAGTTCCATATACACgggtattttttttcaaataaaaattatttttaattttgctatacagcatttattattattaaaatatacgataaaatacatttttagcCAATTATTGTGTTGACCGACGAACTGAATGTCCAGAATGGAAATCATGGGGCCACTGCACACTGAGTACAGGCGTCGCAAACACATGCCCATTAAGTTGTGAT
Encoded here:
- the LOC100215814 gene encoding protein SpAN isoform X3; this translates as MLKMILSLVLSVTVLHHGLCLVNPVYDKGSATSSPQQIPNVNFGDILLTPQQKLALKKGEDMGGSNLNSNGYSIANGNNLRWTDAIIPYKIDCSIENLPDAVEAVTKAMAEWENKTCIRFVKHTNEKYFLEFFRNTHCWGNVGMTSYTKISVGDGCEYQHVNTHEIGHVVGFYHEQNRVDRDQWIKIHWENIAQFKDAFDIVKETSSLGVDYDYASIMHYPWNAFSSNGKDTITPIRPLKGKTPYIELSKDDIEQVSRMYNCPAIEKKRALAKKSKYFGDVRERRNSNANYCVDRRTECPEWKSWGHCTLSTGVANTCPLSCDPKCKDFLPKTTPTSPTTGHETNPPTVKPTEAPKRNYMGIGILCRDGHVECANWAKQGECTRNPGWMTRNCAISCKNNRCDKQVLKPSGKCADPLGLSWDGKSYKIPDSALYSPDHLKPGENWEASARNARLYFEDDHTNKRIGAWCAASHEQVGSKNGYIQVDLGSQKTINYIATQGRFRYFERVSQFKIEYSNDGVKFQTYSENGAQKKFEGNCDHQTPVLNQFKTSISARYLRYIPVESNYPCVRMEFYGC